One window from the genome of Pseudomonas frederiksbergensis encodes:
- the tam gene encoding trans-aconitate 2-methyltransferase codes for MSWSAQQYVAFEEERTRPSRDLLAAIPPMQARQVIDLGCGPGNSTELLVHHFPDATVRGLDSSADMVEAARKRLPNVTFATADIGRWHESGPFDVIFANAVLQWLPDHATLLPSLVDKLAPGGSLAIQMPDTLHQPSHRLMRDIAADGPWASQLAGAADSRTEVEDASTYYSILKSHCSRVDVWRTTYHHPLAGGASGIVEWFKGSGLRPFLEPLDAAQREQYLEQYLKAIEQAYPTLDDGSVLLPFPRIFIVATR; via the coding sequence ATGAGCTGGTCCGCCCAACAATATGTCGCTTTCGAAGAGGAGCGCACCCGCCCGTCCCGGGATCTGCTGGCGGCGATCCCGCCGATGCAGGCGCGGCAAGTGATCGACCTGGGCTGCGGCCCCGGCAACTCCACCGAACTGTTGGTGCACCACTTCCCCGACGCAACGGTGCGTGGCCTGGACAGTTCCGCCGACATGGTCGAAGCCGCCCGCAAGCGCTTGCCCAACGTGACATTTGCCACCGCAGACATTGGCCGATGGCACGAAAGCGGCCCCTTCGATGTGATCTTCGCCAACGCCGTACTGCAATGGCTGCCAGACCACGCCACCTTGCTGCCGTCGCTGGTGGACAAACTCGCGCCGGGTGGCAGCCTGGCGATCCAGATGCCCGATACGCTGCACCAGCCGTCCCATCGCTTGATGCGGGACATCGCCGCCGATGGCCCCTGGGCAAGCCAACTGGCCGGGGCGGCTGATTCGCGGACCGAGGTAGAGGACGCCAGCACCTATTATTCGATCCTCAAGTCCCATTGCAGCCGGGTCGATGTGTGGCGCACCACTTATCATCATCCACTGGCCGGCGGCGCTTCGGGTATCGTCGAATGGTTCAAGGGCAGCGGCTTGCGTCCGTTCCTCGAACCGCTGGACGCAGCACAGCGCGAGCAATACCTGGAGCAGTATCTCAAGGCCATCGAACAGGCCTATCCGACCCTGGACGATGGTTCGGTCCTGCTGCCGTTTCCAAGGATTTTCATCGTCGCGACACGCTAG
- a CDS encoding thioesterase II family protein — translation MTQLTLLCLPYSGASAMVYSRWRRKVPQWLTVQPVELPGRGARFAEPLHTDMGPLARQLARELYPTLKAPYAVFGHSLGALLACEIAHALRELGCPEPVALFASGTAAPTMRADYDRGFAEPKTDAELIDQLRTLNGTSEEVLANAELMALTLPVLRADFLLCGRYQPRLRPVLNCPLHVLGGTADKATTEQLIGWSRETCGSFSVDMLAGGHFFIHEHEARVLRLIKDQLSVHHRRHGLAISA, via the coding sequence GTGACCCAACTGACCCTGCTGTGCCTGCCGTATTCCGGCGCCAGCGCGATGGTGTACAGCCGTTGGCGGCGCAAGGTGCCACAGTGGCTGACGGTGCAGCCCGTGGAATTGCCGGGGCGCGGGGCACGTTTCGCCGAACCGCTGCACACCGACATGGGGCCATTGGCCAGGCAACTGGCGCGCGAATTGTACCCGACGCTCAAGGCTCCGTACGCGGTGTTCGGTCACAGCCTGGGTGCGCTGCTGGCCTGCGAGATCGCCCATGCCCTGCGCGAGCTGGGCTGCCCGGAACCGGTGGCGCTGTTCGCCTCCGGCACTGCGGCGCCAACGATGCGCGCCGACTATGATCGCGGCTTCGCCGAGCCGAAAACCGATGCCGAACTGATCGATCAACTGCGCACCCTCAACGGCACCAGCGAAGAAGTGTTGGCCAACGCAGAGTTGATGGCCCTGACCTTGCCCGTGCTGCGGGCGGACTTCCTGCTTTGCGGGCGCTACCAGCCACGGCTTCGGCCTGTGCTCAACTGTCCCTTGCATGTGCTCGGCGGCACTGCGGACAAGGCCACCACCGAACAGTTGATTGGCTGGAGCCGGGAAACCTGCGGCAGCTTTTCGGTGGACATGTTGGCCGGTGGGCACTTTTTCATCCATGAACACGAAGCCCGGGTGCTGCGGCTGATCAAGGATCAATTGAGCGTGCACCATCGGCGGCATGGGTTGGCCATCAGCGCCTAG